TTCATCAATAGTTGTTGAAAAACTTGCCTATATATCATACTATTATATGCAGGCAACTCTACTAATGAAATATACCATTTTATCAATCTTTTTTTTATTATTATGTAGTGTTAATTTATTTTGTTTTAAAAATAAATTAACACCTTCTCGCTGGGAATTTCCTAAAGAAGATATCATAAAAAAAAATTTAAAAATAGGCATAATTTATCATAATTATATAAACCCTATCTTTTACAATGAAAACGATAAATACATTGCATTTATCGGAATATTAACATCTTATAATGAATGGATTGAAATACAATTCAGTCCCATAAATTTTTTTACTATTCCAATAAATAAAGATTTTATTTCAAATACTTATTTCAATTTGGCTTTCACTATTTACATTGCTAAATATTCAATTTTAACTGATACACTTGCCATAAAATTCTTTATTGGCACCCAAATCAATTTAACTCTAAGAACTATCGTATTTATAGGGAAAACAACTAATGCATTCCTCTATCCAATTCTTCCCCTAATTACCTTAAAATTTGAAATTGATTTCATACCTAATAACTATGGTATTTACTATAAATTATCAACTTCTTTTAAAGAATTTATTCTTTTAGATCTAGGAATTTCTATATTTATACCATAAAAAACTTTTAAACACCCTTATTCTTTTTTTAAAAAAATCTAAGAAAAAAAGATATTACATAAATTAAATTTAATGCGAATTGCAAAAGATCAAAAACAAATCTTCAAGTAATTTCATTAAGGAATAAGGACTATATTGACACCCGAGCTTAAAGACTTTTTAATAGCAGTTTCAATATTAAAAAAATTTCTTGTAATTGCTCCCATATCATAAGAATCTGTCATCATAATACTAGTAATATTTAAATTTTCCCTTATAATATCAACAATACTCTTAGACATGCTGGTTATATCTTTGGAAATTTTAGGAACATTCACATGACCAATCATAATAAATTTAGCAGCTCTACCAAAAACAAATGGAACAAAATTATTCAACATTAAAAAACTTTTACTATAAGGCAAAAATGCTAAATATTTATGCGTATCCGTATTCGTTCCTCCTAATCCAGGAAAATGTTTGATTGCCGAAAATACTCCATGATTCTGCATGCCATCAATAAAAGCTTCTACCATAAGTCCAATATTATAAGCAGAATATCCTCCGAATGTTCTATTTAGTAAAGGACTATGTGGTGCAAATTTTATGTCGGCAACTGGAGCCATATTTAAATTAATGCCCAGTCTGCGCAATTGCTTAGCAAGAACTTCACCAATTTTATAAATAAGATGCAAATCTTTAACACCACCTACATGCTCCATTGCCGGAAAATTATAAACCCCCATTTTTTTATTTTCACTAGCCCTACTAACTATCCCTCCCTCTTCATCAATAGCAATAAAAATATCATGTCCGATATGCCTCTTTATTGCACTAATCAATCTTTTTGTCTGTTTAGCATCTTTTAAATTTTCTCTAAATAAAATTATACCAATTGGATTAATCTTTTTTATTCTATTAATATCGTCGGCATTAAGCTCTTGAACATTCTTAAAATTTGTTAAATTTCTAATCCCAATAAATAAGTTTCTATCTTTTAAAAGAGTTTGAAAATCTAATTTACCTAAAAATTTTATTAAATCGACAAGATCTGATTTATCCTTGTTGAAATATTCATAATCTATTTCCGGTAAAGATTCTATCGCAAATAACTTTAAACAAAAAAAGCTAAAAAATAAAAAATATAAAGTTTTCAAAAGGTCCATTTATACAGCCCACAAAGTAAACCATAATCTTTTGATAACAAATCAGGAAGAGAGCTGGAATTATTAGCATCGACTCTCTTCTTACAACAATATCCATATCTATCTTCAAGATTGCTATTAATCAACATATCAATAAATAACTTTGCAGGAAGAAATCTTCTATCTCTATCAACCGTTAAAATTACTGGATTTTCCAGTAATTTTAACACTTCCCACGTTATTTGCTCAACCGAAATATATTTGCCAATTTCTTTATCTTGCTCTATAATTCTAATGGGCATTTTTTCTATTATTTCATCAATGTTTTTTATCAAATACTCTAAATTAAAAAGCCCGGTTGCACAATTAAACAATAATCTATTACCCTTATTCTCAAATTCTTGCACAATCTCTGAAGAAATTCCCCCACCAATATCAACACAGGTTAAACGATTTTCACCATTTACTGCTAATATTCCTCCTTTAAAATCCGACTTGCTTTTAAAGCTAAACTCAAACCCAGAAGAACAATTGGTTAAAGCCATTACAGCAAGTGCTTTAAAATTAATTGTAAAGCCCATATTGTCAACATTGCCAATATATACAAATCTTTTACCAGATTCATCATAAAGCTTCAAATAAATATCTTTTAAAATTTTAAAATTTTGGCCATGGCCGGCAGGCAAAGCCAAAATAGAATTGGCATTTTTATTATCTTTAAAAGTAAAATATTTATAATTATAACTATTCAATTTTTCATAACAATAAACTAAAGGCTGAACAGCTGTGAAAACATCTTCTTTTTTAAGATTGCAAAAATTTACACTTTTAATCAAATCATCTACAAATAAATCATCCAAAAATTTTGAAATAAATTCATCCGTTTTGCAACTAGTCATTTGAAATATTGAAGGCTTGATCATTTTGCCATAAAAAGATTCATATCTTTTAGCAACCATTAAAAGATGCCTAATTTTCAAAGCCAAAAATGAAAATCCCAAACTACCGTCTTTGTTAATATAAGCTGGTGTTATCCCCTTTGGAAATTCTTCAAATTTTTCTTTAAATTCAAGTATTTTAGATTCATATAGAATATATAAATCCTCATTTAACGCCTTATTTTTCGCTAAATCAAAATAACTTGTTGCAGAGCCCCCATTTAAAATTCCAAAAGAAAGGTATGGAAAAAGCATTAGGCCTAAATTTTCAAGATCACAAGAAGAAAAAATATAACAATCACCTTCTTCTGATTGTAAAAATTTAGAAAAATCATGAAAATATTTTTTTAAATTATCTTCAACCAAGCCCTTGTTGAACTTAAATCTCAAAATTTTATCCGAAATATTAAAAATATTTTCGTGGTTATCACAAGGAAAATATTTAATGGATTCAAAAGTATTAGGACAAATCTCACCAGAATTAAGTTTTTCAAGTATCATTTCAGAAAAAATTTTATCAACTTTAACATTCATTAGTTAAAACCAAAATCCTTAAAGAAAAGCTTATTAATAAAGCAAAAAAATAAATTTTTAAGTATAATAATATAAGTGGTCATACTATATACTATTGATCATTAATTATAGCAACAATATGGCTAGAAATCAATGAGAAGAAATTTAAATGCTTAAACAATATTCACTTAACATGAAAAATTTTAAAAAAACTGTTGATGAGATGATATTTTCTCCTTCAGGATTTAGAAAAATTTTTGCAAAATCAAAAAATGAAGATTCAACAGAAACTGAAATAAACAATGAAGATAAAGCGTTAATAGCGCTAATAATCTTCACAATATCAAATTATTTTAAAAATAAATCTAAGCCCTATATTGGATTGGGATTAGACTCAAGACCAACCGGCAACATTATTACAGAAATAGCAATAAAAATATTAATAACAAACAAAGAAAAGATTAAATTTTTTGGAATACTTCCAATAACTGAAATTCTAGCTTATACAAAAAACAGTAAAGATTCAAAGGGCTTTATTTATATTTCCGCAAGCCATAATCCATCAGGATACAATGGAATAAAAATAGGATTAAACGATGGTGGCGTATTAAATTCCGCAAAAGCTCACGAAATAATACAACAAATTAAAAACAATAGCCAAAATGGAAAGCTAATAAACTATTTAATTAACACTCTAAACAACTTTGATGAAGATAAATCCCATTTAAAACATTATAACAAAATAATAAAATTAGAAAGAAAAAATAAAAACCAATCTTATGAAGCATATAAATTATTAATACATAAAATAGCATATGAAAACGATATTAACAATAAAAATATCGAAATTTTAAAAAAAAGAATACTGAAAAATCCAATTGGAATAATAGCAGAAATGAACGGAAGCTCTAGAATTAATTCCATAGATAAAGAATTGATAGAATCCTTGGGATTGAAAGTAGAATTATATAATGACGAAATAGGCATTTTTAAGCATAATATTATTCCCGAAGGAAAATCCTTAAATGAATGTAAAAAGCTGCTACAAAATAAATATATACAAGACAATTCTTTTGAGCTAGGATACGTACCAGATTGTGATGGAGATAGGGGCAATCTAGTGTTTATAGATAAAGCCACAAACACTGCAAATATCATCGAAGCACAAAAAATATTTGCACTTGTAGTAATTTCAGAGCTTAGTTATCTTTATTACATAGGAATAAAAAATAACATAGCAATAGTAACCAATGATGCAACATCTCTAAATATTGAAAAAATTGCAAGTTTCTTCAACGCCAAAGTTTATAGAGTAGAAGTTGGAGAAGCTAACCTAACAGAAATGGCAGATGATTTAAGGGCCCAAGGATTGATTGTAAAAATCTCAGGAGAAGGGTCAAATGGAGGCTGCATAATCCATCCTTCAAGGGTAAGAGACCCAATTACTACTTTACTTAGTATCGTAAAATTATTAAAAATGAAAGAACTGTACCAAATATGGTGTAAATTATCTAAAAACTGCTATAAAGAAAAGTATGACTTAAAAGATATTTTAAATACAACAAATTTTTATAGTAATGTAATAGTATCATCCAAGAAAGCCAATTTAACAAATCTAAAAATAGAAAATCAAGAAATTTTAAAAAGCAATTATGAAAATCTATTGATTAAAGAGATAAAAAACAATAAGCTATTTCAAGAATTATCAGTAGTTGATTATGAAATTATTAATTATGAAGGCAAAAGACAATCTAAAATTAGAACAGGAGATTCTTCAGGCGGATTAAAAGTATTGCTAAAAACCAATAAAGAAATTGTTGCAACCTTATGGATGAGAATTTCAAAGACAGAACCAGTAATAAGAGTCCTCAGCGAAGTTATTTATGCAAAAAGAAACATTTTGTTCAAACTACTAGAATTTAACAAAAGATTAATAAAAAAAGCAAACTTACCTAATAATTAATATTGTTTGATTTAAATAATCAGTTAATTATCAATATAAATCTAGCATAAAATCAATAATTTTCATTCTTTAATTTTCTATCTGCACTATATTTTATTCCATTCCAAGTTTTTGAAAGTCCTATTAAATCCTTAACATCTTTTACTACTTTATTTGCAATACACCTTGCTCTGCTAGTACCATCAAAAATAATTTCATCAATGTACTCTTTTTTTTTGGCTTCATAAAAACTTCTTTTATCCCTTATTGGTTTTAAAAAGTTATTCAAAGCTAAAAACAATTTTTTCTTAACCTCAACATCACCTACTTTACCATTTTTATACCTACTTTTAAGATCTTCAACTTCTTCATGATTACTATTAAAAAAGCTGTGATAAATAAAAACGGGATTACCTTCAACATTCCCAGGAATATCTGCTCTTATTCTATTTGGATCTGTATACATAGACATAACTTTTTTTTCTAATAAATTTTCATCATCGTTTAAAAAAATTGCATTATTAAGGCTTTTGCTCATTTTATTCTTGCCATAAATACCCACCAAAGGACGAGAATCTGTGAAAACAGATTCAGGTATTGGAAAAAAATTATTTTTGTACAAATAGTTAAACTTTCTTGCAAGCTCTCTTGCAAATTCAATATGAGATTCATTATCACGCCCAACGGGAACTAAATTTGCTTTTGTCATTAAAATATCTGCGCTCATAAGAACAGGATACCCCAAAAGACCATAAGGAATCTCCTTAAGTCCAGCTGCAATGCTCATGTCTTTTATACTTGGAATCCTTTGCAAGCGCGCAACAGTAACAATCATTGAAAATATTAAATGAAGCTCAAAAAGCTCAGGTATAGCTGATTGCAAATATATACTAACCTTATCAGGATCAATCCCACAAGCAAGATAATCTAAAACCATTTCTCTAACGTTAGAAGGTATTGTACTGATACTCTTCAAATCAGGCTTTGTAGTCAAAGTATGCAAATCGGCTATAATAAAATATGTTTCATACTCTTCTTGAAATTTCAATCGATTTACTACAGACCCCACATAATGCCCTAAATGAAGAGCACCGGTAGGCCTATCTCCCGTAAGCATAACCTTTCTTTTCAAAATCAAATCTCCTTACCTTTACCCGAAACATGGCTAATATTGCTTAAAATCTCAGAACCACCTAAAAATACAGAAAAAGACTTAAGCCAGCTCACATTATCAACTATTACCTTTACAATCACAGTAAAAGGATAAGATATTAAAAGACCAACGATACCCCAAAGCCATCCCCAAAAAAACAAAAAACATAGGAGCAAAAATGGTGAAATATCAAGTCTTTTCCCCTGCATTTTTGGCTCAAGAATATTTCCAATCAACATTTGAATAGAAGTATTGTATATAAAAATATAAAGCACTGTGTTTAAATTTGGATAAAATTGAATTAAAGATGTTATTACAATAAAAAACACAGCTAATATGGACCCAATGCTGGGAATAAAATTGAAAACAAAGGAAAGAACTGCCCAAACAAGAGGGAAATCCTGTCCAAACAAAGTTAATCCAATAAACACTAAAATGCCTGTTAAGCAACTCACAAGAATTTTTATTCCCAAATATTTGCCAATTTGATTATTAATGGTATCTAGAGCCTCAATAAATCTAGTAGATATTGGCTTTTTAAAAGCTTTATCAAGTTTCATTTCAAAAACATGTATTTCTGAAAGCAAAAAATACAACAACAAAAATACTACTACTAAGCTGCTTGTAAATCCGATAATCTCATTATAAGCTCTTGTTAGAAATGGATAAATGTAACCAGAAAAATTCATATCATTAATAACAGAACTATCAACTTTATATCGACTAAGCACGTCTTTCATGATAAATGCTAATTGATTTTGATAATAGGGCAATTGCTTCATTAAAACAGTAACGCTGTAATAAACAAAACTAAAAACCAAATAAGAAAAAGAAAATAATAAAAAAAATATAATAAAAACTATTAAAAATTTTGGAACTTTAAATCTTGCTAAAAAAGTATAAACGGGATAAACCAAAAATCCCAACACTATAGAAATAGCCAAAGGCTTAAATACAGCTTCTGCTATTTTAAAAACCCCAATAAATATTAGAACAATGACAATACAATAAAAAGCAGATTCTACTCTCCAAGGCGTTAACCCTTGATTTGTATTTAAATTTTTAAGCATATTCCCCTCTTTTCGTTTTTTTACTGCTTTTAGCAACCAAACAAAAGTAAGTTATATAAATCATACGCTTAAACAAATTTTCTCCATTATCCAATTATACAATTTAGTACCCTTACTATAATTGGCCTCAGCAAAATCTCCAACTCTATTTTCATAAAACAATTTTTTTGCATTCGTATCATTTCCATGATACACCGTCAAAGTATTTCTACAATGTTGCAAAATATTATTTAAGATTTCAAATGCCGGAATATCACTAAATCCATCTGCAATGTAAAATATGTTTTTAAAAGGAATTTGTCTTTTACTCTTTGGCACTCTTTCATTAATCTTCTCATAAGATCCTTTATTGATTTCAAAAATAACTCTGGTTTTTATTGTATGATCTACAAAGTAACAAACACTGCTTAAAATCTTATTTTTAGAAAATTTATCATCTCTGAGTTCATAAAAAGGCATTAAATAAGAATCTATAAACTCACATGCCCACACTTTACTCACATAAGGCGCAATTTTACTTCCCAAAATCATTTGTCTAAACCCACTTGAAACAATGTAAATTTTAACCTGTGAATTACTATTTTCCAATTTCTTATTTATTTCAGATATCTCATCAAATAAATTAATAACCCCTTCAAAAAATTTTAACTTAGCACCCAAATTAAATAATATTCTATTATTCAGACTTTCAAAAAACCCTTCCCTTACGTAGGTTAAAAAATGGGATAAATATATCATTTCATTAGAGATTATATTATAACCGTTTTGCTTATAAACATATTCTAAGCCTTCAACTTCTCTCCAAAAGGAACAAGAATCAACACAGTACTCATCAAACAGTACTTGCTGCATATTGCCATAAATAAGAGTATTATCAAAATCAAATATTAAAGCTATAATATTTTCTCTTTCATTCATAAACTCAAAAACAATTTGATTTAATAATTATAAACTATGCTTATTTATATGTTTTATATTATACTAATATAGGTTAATAAGTACAATGTTTTCACATTGAGTATAAAATTTATGATAGACATAAATGATTTAAATCAAATAAAAGATAATTTTTCAAGAATCTTAGATCTAAGCTTAATTAGTATCCTAGTATACTACATATATAAAAACGTAATCAATTCTTATTCTACAAATCTATTAAAAGGAATGTTGATCATAATCTCCATAGGAATTATCTCATATTACTTAAATCTATATACCATTAGTTGGCTGTTAAATTATATAGCCAATATATTACCAATAGCGATAGTCATACTTTTTAATCAAGAAATAAAAAAAATAATAATGCAAATTGGAAATTTCAATTTAGCCTTTAAGCTTTCAAATAAAAAAGAAGAAACTTTAAAAGTTATTTCTGAAATCCTAAAAGCAGTCAAACACCTATCCGAAAACAAATCTGGCAGCCTGATATGTATTGAAAAAAAAATACAGTTGGAACAGATAATAAACAAAGGAACCAAAATTGATGCGCTAATATCTAGTGAACTGCTAATATCACTATTTGAACGTGAAACTCCCCTTCACGACGGAGCTGTAATAATTAGTAAGAATAAATTAAAATATGCAGGCTCATTTTTACCATTATCTAATGTTGATTCTATTAGCAAAGCATTTGGAACAAGACATAGAGCAGGACTTGGAATTTCTGAAAATTCTGATGCAATAACAATAATAACCTCCGAAGAGACTGGGTCTATTTCTATTACAATCAATGCAAAATTGGAATACAATTTAAGCTTAAGTGAAATTAGAAATAAGTTAAATCTCGAGCTAATAGAGTAAAATAATGAAAATAGGCAAAAAAATAATAAATATAATAAAGTTATTATTTGACGACTGGCAAAATAAAGCTATTTCCATTTTAATAGCTATTTTAATGTTTGTGGCATTTAATTTTAATAAAATAGAATCAATAACAACTGAAAAAGAATTCAAAATTGTTTTGAATGATCAAATAGCTCTTAGGAAAATGCCAGACTTTAGCAAAGTAAAAATTACAATAAAAGTCAACAAAGATGACTTAAAATACCTTGATCTTAATAAAATAATATTATTTATCGAAGCATCAAACATAAAGATTCCTGGAAACTATAAACTACCAATAAAAATAAAAAATCTTAATTCTATACACATTGCAGAATATAAGCTTTCAAAAACAAATGTGCTGCTAAACCTTGATAACAAAGTCTCTAAATTAGTTAAAATAGAACCTAAGTTTAAACTTATAGAAAAAGATGGCAAGGGGGAATATTTTATTGCAAAATACAATATATTACCTGAGAATTTATTAGTATATGGGCCTGAGCAAGAACTTAAAAAAATAACTACTATTCAAACCAAGGTAAAGGAGTTTGATACAAGAACCCTATTTGTATCAGATTATCTTGAAGTAATTCCACCAAATCCTCTAGTTATGTTTGAAAAAAGTCATGTGGTAGTCAATATTTATTTAAACAAAAAATATTCAAACACAACAATAAAATCTCCTAATCTTATTTTTAATAATCTTAAAAATGGCCTTGAAATTAAAGATAAAGAAAAAATAACAAGCCCAGAAAACAAAATGTTTGTAAAAATAAAAACAAGACTTTCTGAAAAACAAATTAAAGCTCATATAAACAATCAAAATATAAGTCTTGCTTTTGATTTAGCAGATGTAAAAACTCCTGGGATTTATAACATTGCTACAAATATAATTCTTAAAGAGAATATCAATGAAACAGAAATATATGATTATGAACCCAAAAAAATGAAACTAGAAATAATTGAAAATCCAGAGATCAAACCATGAAGTCAATAGGATGTGATATTATCAGAGTAGAAAGATTTAGAAATTTTTTAGAAAATAAAAAAAAAATGGAGAGGTTCTTTACACATAAAGAAATTGAAAATTTTAAATTAAAAGGGGGCAGCATTATAGAAAGTTTAGCTGGGAAATTTGCAGCTAAAGAATCTTTAATTAAAGCATTAAGTCCACTGTTGCAATATAAAATAAATTACACCCTTAAAGATATTGAGATAATAAAATCTTTAAAAGGAAATGCAGAGTTTTGTTTGCATAATGAAATTGAAAAATTTGCAATAAAAATGAATTTAAAGCTATACCTAACAATATCCCACGAAAAGGAGTACGCTATTGCATTTGTAATAGTAGAAAATTAATTCATGAAAAAAATATCATATTTTACAAAAGAAAAAATTGAATGTCCTTTATGCTCTTTTAAATTTCAAAAAGAAGAATTTTTGACCGGAAGCAGTAGGTTAATAGCTGGAGAGTTAAAAATTGATCTAAAAAGAGAGTATATAAAAAACGACAAATATGGCAACATTTACCCTAGAATATATTCTATAACAGTATGCCCAAAATGCTACTTTGCAGCATTCCCAAGCGAATTTAATTCAATACCTAAAAACAAACAAGAAATTTTGCAAAATAAAAAATCCGAAAGAAAAAAAATAAATTCGATTTTTGACAACATGATCAACTTCAGCAGACCTAGAACACTAAAAGAAGGAGCTGCAAGTTATATTCTTGCTATGCTATGTTATGAGCATCTGGAAAAGAATTATAACCCCACATTAAATCAAGCAAAATCAGCAATAAGAGCCGCTTGGACATTTGGAGACCTTGAAAAAGAAGAACCAAACAAAAACTATAATTATCTTCAAAAAATATTTTACCACAAGGCTGCATATCTTTATAAACTGGTTATTGAAAAAGATAAAGACAATTCAGAACCTGTTAGTGCATCAACCATATTTGGCCCAGATACAGATAAAAATTATGGCTATGACAGTGTGCTATACCTATCAGGCCTTCTAGAATACTTTTATGGGAACAAAGATAACAAAGAATACAGATATAAACAATTAAGCGACATAAAAACCACTCTTTCTAAAATAGCGGGCATGGGTAAATTTTCAAAAGAAAAGCCTTCAATACTTTTAGATAAAATCAAAGAAGTTTACTTTCAAATATCAAAGGAAATGAAAAATCTTAAATAAATGAAAAAAATATTAGCTGAAATCGCTTATGATGGATCCATATATCATGGATTTCAAATACAACCAACAAAGCCTACAGTTCAAGGAGAAGTTGAAAAAGCTCTAATGAAAATCAGCAAAAAAAAAGTAAAAATTCATTCATCCGGAAGAACAGATAAGGGCGTTCATGCAAAAAGACAAATAATAACTTTTGATATGAATATTAATATTCAGCTAAATAATCTAAAAAAAGCTTTAAATTCAATATTATCAAAAAACAGTATAAAAATATTAAAGCTCAAGTATGTGAAAAATTCATTTCATCCACGTTTTAGCGCTCAAAAAAGAAAATATAGCTATTTTATATTAAACAGCGATAACTACTATCCCTGGGAAGGTTATCAAGCTCACTATGTAAATAAAAAACTAAACATAAGCAATTTAAACCAAATGGCTAAAACATTAATTGGAAACCATGATTTTACCACATTTTCATGCATAAAAGATGAAAGCAAATCTAAATTTAGGCATATACACTTTGCCAAATTTAAAAAAAGAGGAAAATATATTATTTTTGAAATAATAGGATCTTCTTTTTTATGGAAAATGGTAAGATCAATAATAGGCACAATGCTAGACATTGAAATAAAAAACGAGTCAATTTCTACTTTTGAAACAATACTAAAAGCAAAAAATAGAAACCTTGCAAGAACAACTGCACCTGCAAATGCTTTATTTTTAGACAGAGTTTACTATGAATAATAGCATTTTAACTAAAAAGCTTTTTTTACTTAAAATATTGACAAATAATATCGAAGGTAAAATTACAGAAAACTTTAAAGAAATAGATAATGAAATTAAACAAAAAATAGAAAAAGCTAAGAACAATAAAATTTTTCAAGAAACCAAAAATAGCAAAGAACCTACAAAATTACCTTTAGAAAACAAAAATTCAACAAACATATTGTTAAATAATAGCTTACAAGAAAAAAGTATCAACGATTACATCATAATATATATAAACAAAAACTATCTCAATAAACCTTCAAAAGACATTGTAGCAAAATGGTGCAAAAGCATAAACATATACAATTATAAAATAATAGATACTATTGAATCACTTAACATAGAAATCAACAATAAAAATCCTAAAGCAATTTTATCTTGCGAAGAAATAGATTTTTTCTTAAATCAACCACTAAGAATTCAAATTGTAAGAGGAATAGAGCTAAGATTTAAAGGCATTCCATTAGTTTTTACATATCTTCCCACAAAGCAAATAAAAAATCCAGAATTAAAAAAAGAAATATGGCAAGATTTAAAAATAATAAAAGGCATAATAAAATATGGCTGATGAGCATTATCATTCAACTTATTACTATGAAATCGCAATAAATATTCCTTTAAATAAACTTTTTTTTTACAAATTTAACTTAAATCTAGAAATTGGAATAAGAGTAATGGTTAATTTTAATGGCTCCAATAAAATTGGAATAATTATTAAAAAATATTTTGAAAACGAATTTAAAGAAAAATTTGAATTCAAAATAAAAGAAATTATTAAAATAATAGACACAACTAAAATAATAACAGAACATAACATTAATTTAGCACATTGGATTAGTAAAAAAACATTTTCGGGATTTGGAGAGACTTTATTCTTTGGGCTGCCCAAAAATTCAAAAGCTAAAAAAAATCAAACATTGCCTTCAATAAATGAGCATACAGATAATAAAAAATGCCTTGAGTTAAACAGCGAACAACAAAATATTTACAAAGAAATTATCGAGGCAGAAAAAACTAATGTTTTTTACCTTTTTGGAATACCTGGATCTGGAAAAACCGAAATATTTATTAAATTGTGTGAATACTATTTATCACTAGAACAACAAGTGCTTTTTTTAATTCCTGAAATATCATTGGGATATCAAATAATAAAAAGAATAAAATATGCACTAAATATGCACCATAAAATTTATGAATATAACTCTAAAGTTCCAAATTCTAATAAAAATTTAATATGGAATAAGGTCAAAAATGGAGAAAGCCTGGTTGTCATTGGCATCAAAAGTGTTCTAATGCTACCTTTCACCAAATTGAAATTAATAATTATGGACGAAGAACATGAAACTACATATAAATCTGAAAATATTCCAAGATTTCACTCAAGACACATATCATTTTTTTTACAAAAAAAATTTAATGCTAAATTTGTAATGGGAAGCGCAACACCTTCTCTTGAAGCATACCATGCAATGAAAAATAACCAAATAAAAAAAATAATAATGCAAAACAAATTCACTCAAAGCAAAATAAAAGATATAAAAATAATAAATATGAAAAAAGAACCTAGCACCATTTCATCAGAGCTATTATACAGTATCCAAAAAAGTTTAAATGAAAAAAGACAATCTTTGATCTTCATTAATAAAAGAGGATATTTAAAAAATCTCGAATGCAACGAATGTGGACATACAATTTGTTGTCCAAATTGCTCATTTGGCTTGATTTACCATAAAAAAGAAAATAAACTTTTATGCCACTATTGTAATTATAAAACAA
This genomic interval from Borreliella andersonii contains the following:
- a CDS encoding AI-2E family transporter, which gives rise to MLKNLNTNQGLTPWRVESAFYCIVIVLIFIGVFKIAEAVFKPLAISIVLGFLVYPVYTFLARFKVPKFLIVFIIFFLLFSFSYLVFSFVYYSVTVLMKQLPYYQNQLAFIMKDVLSRYKVDSSVINDMNFSGYIYPFLTRAYNEIIGFTSSLVVVFLLLYFLLSEIHVFEMKLDKAFKKPISTRFIEALDTINNQIGKYLGIKILVSCLTGILVFIGLTLFGQDFPLVWAVLSFVFNFIPSIGSILAVFFIVITSLIQFYPNLNTVLYIFIYNTSIQMLIGNILEPKMQGKRLDISPFLLLCFLFFWGWLWGIVGLLISYPFTVIVKVIVDNVSWLKSFSVFLGGSEILSNISHVSGKGKEI
- the cdaA gene encoding diadenylate cyclase CdaA, which translates into the protein MIDINDLNQIKDNFSRILDLSLISILVYYIYKNVINSYSTNLLKGMLIIISIGIISYYLNLYTISWLLNYIANILPIAIVILFNQEIKKIIMQIGNFNLAFKLSNKKEETLKVISEILKAVKHLSENKSGSLICIEKKIQLEQIINKGTKIDALISSELLISLFERETPLHDGAVIISKNKLKYAGSFLPLSNVDSISKAFGTRHRAGLGISENSDAITIITSEETGSISITINAKLEYNLSLSEIRNKLNLELIE
- a CDS encoding YbbR-like domain-containing protein, whose amino-acid sequence is MKIGKKIINIIKLLFDDWQNKAISILIAILMFVAFNFNKIESITTEKEFKIVLNDQIALRKMPDFSKVKITIKVNKDDLKYLDLNKIILFIEASNIKIPGNYKLPIKIKNLNSIHIAEYKLSKTNVLLNLDNKVSKLVKIEPKFKLIEKDGKGEYFIAKYNILPENLLVYGPEQELKKITTIQTKVKEFDTRTLFVSDYLEVIPPNPLVMFEKSHVVVNIYLNKKYSNTTIKSPNLIFNNLKNGLEIKDKEKITSPENKMFVKIKTRLSEKQIKAHINNQNISLAFDLADVKTPGIYNIATNIILKENINETEIYDYEPKKMKLEIIENPEIKP
- a CDS encoding 4'-phosphopantetheinyl transferase superfamily protein, with product MKSIGCDIIRVERFRNFLENKKKMERFFTHKEIENFKLKGGSIIESLAGKFAAKESLIKALSPLLQYKINYTLKDIEIIKSLKGNAEFCLHNEIEKFAIKMNLKLYLTISHEKEYAIAFVIVEN
- a CDS encoding DUF2225 domain-containing protein gives rise to the protein MKKISYFTKEKIECPLCSFKFQKEEFLTGSSRLIAGELKIDLKREYIKNDKYGNIYPRIYSITVCPKCYFAAFPSEFNSIPKNKQEILQNKKSERKKINSIFDNMINFSRPRTLKEGAASYILAMLCYEHLEKNYNPTLNQAKSAIRAAWTFGDLEKEEPNKNYNYLQKIFYHKAAYLYKLVIEKDKDNSEPVSASTIFGPDTDKNYGYDSVLYLSGLLEYFYGNKDNKEYRYKQLSDIKTTLSKIAGMGKFSKEKPSILLDKIKEVYFQISKEMKNLK
- the truA gene encoding tRNA pseudouridine(38-40) synthase TruA, giving the protein MKKILAEIAYDGSIYHGFQIQPTKPTVQGEVEKALMKISKKKVKIHSSGRTDKGVHAKRQIITFDMNINIQLNNLKKALNSILSKNSIKILKLKYVKNSFHPRFSAQKRKYSYFILNSDNYYPWEGYQAHYVNKKLNISNLNQMAKTLIGNHDFTTFSCIKDESKSKFRHIHFAKFKKRGKYIIFEIIGSSFLWKMVRSIIGTMLDIEIKNESISTFETILKAKNRNLARTTAPANALFLDRVYYE